The following is a genomic window from Bacillus sp. BGMRC 2118.
ATCCCGCTCTCCTCGATCACTTAATGTGTACATCTCTTGCAATATTTCTGCACCTCCACCATACTTGGATGCCATTAATTCTGTATAATTTAAGATTGGGGTTTCCAATGGTTTGCATCCATATTGTATAAAAACATCTTCCAGTGTTCTGCGAATTTCCCTCCGAATCACCTCTGCTTCTGGTAAATAATCCTGTGTTCCTCTAACATTTTGATAGTCCATTTTTTTCATTCTGATTTCCTCCTTTTTTAAAAAAACAAAAAAACCGCCCTAGATTGAGTTCATAACTTAATCCATGCGGTTTCATGAGAAATAGCCTTCCTATTCACGATCTTTAAATAATCGGATAGCAAGGCTACTTGATATGATGATGTAATTGTGACAGTAAAATATACCTACTTAAATTCATGTTTTGTCACCTCTAATTTTTTCCACTTTATCATAATTTCCAAATTGTATCAAACCCCTATTTCACTCCATATGAATAATTTGCCAAATTGTACCACATAAACTATTGTAAAGATATAGGAGAGGTGTTACGAGATGAGACAGATACTTGTAGTGGATGATGATAAAGAAATCGTTCAATTAATAACATTTTATCTTCAAAATGAAGGATTTACTGTACATAAAGCATATAACGGCAAAGAAGCTATTGATCTATTTAACCAAGAAAAAATTGACCTTATTATACTAGACGTCATGATGCCAGAAATGGACGGATTGAATGTCTGCAGAATATTGCGTGAGAAGTATCATGTGCCTATTCTTATGGTCAGTGCGAAGGCAGAAGATATGGATAAAATTGCAGGCTTATTAAACGGGGCAGATGACTATTTGACAAAGCCCTTTAATCCATTAGAACTCGCGGCCCGTGTAAAAACGCTAATTCGAAGAGCCTATTTATACCAAGAGGATAAACAGGAAGATTCACTTATAAGAATTGAATCACTTGAAATTAATAAAGCATCCCATTCCGTCAAAGTAAAAAATCAGCCAATTTCCTTAACCGCAAAGGAATTCGATATTCTCTATATTATGTCCTCAAATTTAGGAAGGATATATAGTGGTGAGGAATTGTATGAACTTGTATGGAAAGAGCGATATTATTCTGCAAATAATACCGTCATGGTTCACATGAGTAATTTAAGAGAGAAGCTGGAGAAAGCCCTGGGCTATAAATTAATTAAGACTGTCTGGGGAGTAGGGTATAAGATTGATGGATAAACGGCAATTCTCTATTTATGGTAAACTTGTTTCCTATTTTTTATATAGCTTGCTTTGTGCAATAGCTGCAACTGGTTTGTTATTTATATTCATTAGACAAATCTATTACTATGTACCACTGCCATCACAGCTTAATTATTTCATTGTTTCGACCTATGCTGATATTGGTGTACTCCTTCCTTTTCTTATGAGCACAATCCTATTATTATTTTTCTTCTACTTAATGTGGATATTCAAATTCGCTTCCTACTTCAGTAAAATTAGTGATTCTGTCTATCTATTATCCCAAGGAAGATTTAGTGATGTTTATCTTCCTATAAAGGGAAAAAATGGGCTGGGCTTATTGGCTACATATATCTCAATGATGCAAAATACGTTGACAAAGTTGATAGAAGAGGAAAAGAAAGCAGTCCAGTCACAACAGGAACTCGTAACAAATGTTTCACACGATTTACGTACTCCACTAACTTCCATTATTGGTTACTTACAATTGATTGAGGAAGATCAATATCGGGATGAAATAGAGCTGCGTTATTATACGAGCATTGCTTATGAAAAGTCTAACAGATTGAACCGCATGGTGAATGACTTATTTGAGTATACGAAAATTAATAATCACGATGTATCACTTCATTTACAAGACTTTAATATTATTGAACTATTACATCAGCTTTCGGTTCAATTTTACCCTGAGGTTACAAAGAAAAATATGAAAATAAAACTGGTAAGTCCAAAAGAGAGAATAATCATTAGGGCAGATCCTGATAAGCTTATGCGCGTGTTTGAGAACCTTCTTTCTAATGCAGTGAAGTATGGTCAGGAAGGAACGCTCATACAATTAATCCTTCAAGTAGAAGAGTCTACTGTCAGGATAAAAGTCGTAAACCATGGTGATCCTATTCCCTCCAGTGCCCTACCATTCCTTTTTAACCGAATGTACCGTGTTGAACAATCTCGTTCAGATCAAACAGGGGGTACTGGACTTGGACTAGCCATTGCAAAAGGGATTATTAATCTTCACCATGGAGAAATCACTGTATCTAGTAATAATACGGAAACGATATTTCAAGTGAATCTACCATTTATGAATCAAGTTTCTGATGAATAAGGTAAATCTTTAGATTTTCTTAAGCTTTCCTTTTACTTCTCTTTAGATTGTTTGACTATAGTAGAAGCAACTACTAAATTTAGAGGTGGAGTAAAGATGAAACATAAACTGTATATGGTCCTATTTTCATGCATCCTTATCGTCTTATTAGCAACTCAATTTGATGTACTACAAACACCGTCATTGATCAATAATACAACCTTTTCTGAATCTAACCTTCCAGCCGGCTCATCTATTATTGGTGAAGCAGCCCTGTTGATTGATGACAAAACGGGTGAAGTTGTGTACTCAAAAAATGAGGATAAAAAACTGTTTCCTGCAAGCACGACGAAAATATTAACTGCTTTAGTTGCCCTAAAATACGGGAATATAAATGACCAGATAACTGTTGGAAATGAAGTTCAACAAAAGACACCCGGTGAAAGTACAGCATGGTTAACTGCCGGAAAAACCTTCACCCTCCAAGAATTATTAGCTGGACTTATGCTTCCTTCAGGTAATGATGCAGCAAGGACCATTGCGGTTTACATAGGAAAGAAAGAGATGAATGATATGACTATTCACGAACAAGAAGCAATCGATTATTTCTCAGAGCTAATGAACAAGGAAGCAAAGAAATTAGGAGCCACTCGTTCCCATTTCATGAATCCACATGGTTTGCACCACCCAAATCACTATTCAACTGCTCATGACCTTGGTATCATTGCAAGAGAAGCTATGGATAATGAAGATTTTAAAGCACTAGTCAGTCAACCAACTTTCTCAAACCCAACTCTTACCTATGAAAATAAGAACCAGCTTGTAAATCCTGAAAGCCCTTATCACTTAGAAGGAGCAAATGGAATCAAAACTGGCTATACAGATGAAGCCGGTTACTGCCTAGTTTCTTCTGCAGAACATAATGGGAAGAAGCTTATAGCAGTAGTGTTAAAATCAACAAAACAAGATGTGTGGAATGATTCAATCTCCTTACTTACAAACGGATTCACTTCCAGTTATGTAAAAAAATAAACCCTGCAATGAGCAGGGTTTTATTGTTTAGGCGATTTCTTTTGATAGCCATACCTTTAACAGTATTCCTAGAATTATATAAAGAGCTACATACTTCCAATCAACAATTAACTTCTCATGCTTCCTTCTTACTATGCCCATTCCGATTATCCACCAAAAGAGATTTGAGTCTGTAATACTTTTTTTCCTTTTCGTGTTCTGATCAGCCTCTAGAGCTCGTTTTCTATTTTCATGTCTAGCCCATAAAATGACAATGATAATATCTGCAATAGCACCAAGAGATACAGCTGTTATAACAAATGTTGGTGAGGGCTCCCACTTATTTGGGTCTTTTGTTTCCCTAATCTCCCTCACTCTTTCCTCATCTTTCTTTAAAGCTTCCTCGAAACTAGCACTTACTTCAGATTGTTTTGCCTTCTCAATCATTGGATCTTTTGGAACATCAAACGTTGCGTAGTATACACCTATTCCAATGGTTAAACAGATAAAACCAAGATAGGCCAGTGCAAAATAAATCCCCTTTTTCATCCTCTCACCAACTTTACTTTAATTTGCGTACCTCAAACCAGTAAATGATGTATTGTGTAGCCCCTATAACAGCCAAAAGTAAAACTGAGAAGTATGGTATGTGTTGAAATAGCGAAACAAGAAGCATGGCTAGTGGAATAGAAAAAACATAAAAGATGTATACCCTACGTGTACCTTTTAGCGTCATCCATTTTAACCCTTCGTCTTCTTCTCTAAATTCCATAGGAATCAGTGTTGGTTTAACCTTTTCCTTTGGGTGTATCCGATTATGAATAGGAATGAACAGTGTTAATAGAAATATAGGTACAATTAGCACCCAAGGTGAAAGCTGTAGCTGAGCAGGAGCTATTGTTGGGAAGTATTCTCGTAGTAATGCTAATCCCATTAATAACAACAATGCAGCATTAAATAATGGTGATTGAAATATCTTTTTGATCATTGTTTTGAACCTCCTTCTTTTACTTGAAAGACATCTTCTACTGTCGTTTCAAAGACTTTTGCTATTTTAATTGCAAGTATGACAGAAGGGGCATAGTCTTCTTTTTCAATCATTCCAATTGTCTGTCTGGATACCCCAACCATATCGGCAAGATCCTGCTGTGTGATTCGATCCCTCGCTCTAAGTTCTCTTACACGATTGACTAACATCATCCACCAACTTCCTATCATCTTTCTCTTATTTCCAATGTATGGTATTCATTGCAAAATGTAAAGTTTACTTGTCATAATGTCATAAATTATTAACATTTTGGTTTTTACTGATCATAAAAAAAGAAAGCTTAATGAAAAAAAGAAAAACCCTATGTATAGATAGGGCCTTTCTTGCTTATGTAGCTTTAGAATAAAAGATTGATTTAATAGCTCACTGCAACCCTTTATTTTTAGCAAAGATAAATACTCCATTTTGAGAAAAAGATTGATCAAAATGGAGTTACCTTTTAAAATCTTGTTTGAAATTTTTATAATAAAAAAATTTGATTATTTTAACCATTCTTCTTCAATTAAAGCCCCCGTTAGTTTAAGTGAAGGGTTTCACAAAATTATCGTCTCAACTGTTACTAAAACCATGAAAATTGTAACAGATTCCAAACTTCGAACAAGTAAAGGAAGTAATAATAAGGAGATTAACAAAAATATAATAGATACAAGAAGTTTCTTTTTCAATTTATAAGCTCCACCTCTTGATGTCCTTTTCACTAATGGTCCCAAAGTTACTTTTTATTGAGAATTAAAAAGAGCAATTGCATTCGCGCAACCGCTCTGTGGTATATTTCCCTAATACCATAATAATTTAGAAGCTAATAATATGACTACTTACTGCCCTTATTCTGCCATTTGTCTACCATAAATTACTTTGCACCACTTGACCCAAATCCACCCTCGGCTCTTTCTGTTAATGAAAGGTCCTCGAAAACTTCAATTACTTTTGGCCTTAACACTGGTTTTATTACCATTTGAGCAATCCTCATATGTTTTTCAACAACGAAATCTTCTTTTCCGTGGTTTATAAGAATTACACCGATTTCTCCCCTATAACCTTCATCAATTGTTCCAGGGCTATTTAAAACAGTTATACAATTCTTAAGTGCTAAACCACTTCTCGGTCTAATTTGTGCCTCTGTATCAGTAGGTAACTCGATTTTTATTCCAGTCTTTATAAGTCGAGTTTGTCCAGGTCCTATCACACACTCCTCTATTGAATATATATCCATCCCTGCATCACCTTCATGAGCATACTGTGGAACTTTAGCATCTTTATGTGTTTTTTTTATTTTAAGAATGTTATTCATTAGACTCTCTTCTCCTTTATTGTATCTATTATAAATTTTAGTACTCCTAAGGTAAATACAACATAGGCTACTCTTCCATCTAGTTCTGCTCCATCACTAAATATCCAGACTAACCATAAAAATCCTATAGGAAGTAAAATACCTAAGACAAGTTTAGTGTAATACCAAGCTTCCTGCCATCCAATAATTCTTCTACTAGCTTTTTGAGCTTGATTAGTTAGAAAAGATAATGTCTCCGAAAATTTATCGTAATAGCCTTTAAACTGTTCTATTGTGATATTATCACTTTGTTCTGAATTCTTATTACTTATAAATTCAATTGATCCAATAGATTCAATCATTTCTTTTAATTTTATTGAATGAGCATGCCTTTTGCCAGAAAAGAAAAAATTTCTTTTAAGTGGTGATGACACTATCTTGTTTAGGAGATCAAATCTTCCAGATGGATTGTTGTGTCTTTTAGTTGCTGGAGTAATTGTTCTAGTAAACATAAGCGTAACAAACGCGGAATATTCAAATGAGATATTCTTAATTTTAGAGCCTTTTAACCTTCTTCTCCACTTTATCAATTTTTCATGTTCATTTTCTTTGACCACTTTAGCCAATATCAGCTTTATTCTTTTCTTTGTAGGATTGTTTAAGGATATCAATAAAGGTCCTTGCCACAAAGGGTCCAAAGTTGTTGAAATGTGCCCTAGTCCCCTTGAAACTAGACTAACTCTTGAGTGAAAAGTTCCAGCCAAATCTTTTCCTACTTTTAAAGCTTCACGAGTCATAATAACTACTGTATCATTTGGCTCAATATAACAATACTTTTCATCATTATTAAAGTATATCTCAACTAATAAGTGGCTATTTATCGATAGTATAAAGTCAGATGGTGTCAGGTTATATCCTACAGGAGTAAGGTTCCCCTCTTCGAAGGGGTGTATTAGTATTTCATTATTCTCCATGCTTCTTCTTATATCTGTATCCGAAAGTAAACCTGATTTAATTTGTGAATTTGAATCACTGTTATTTTCCATTTATAATTTAAAATTCCTTTCACTAATGTCTTTTTTATTATTTTAACATTTCTAGAATGATTTTTAGGAAATATTTACAAAAGGAGGCAAATCATATAGATACCTCCCTCTAATTTCTATAAACCTCAATTCTCAAAATAAAAGCTAATTTATAAAACATCCTAGACTCTCCGATAATATTCTCGTTCAGTCTTTCATTCCTAAGTCGTTATTGAGCTCATAATCAAATACTTCTTCATCCAAGTAACTTCCTTGCTCCATAACTCCTAATTGTTTGTGTCACTATTTATAGTTTATTTGCCTTCTTTCACTAGGCTCTCCACATTAAATAACGAGTGCTTCCTAAGCACCCGTCCTTGTTAGTTGAGTAATAAATTCAATTAGGGATATCTGTATTGTATTTAACATTCCTGTTTTCTCCAAAATAAAAAACACTCTATATGAGCGTTTTGGGATATTTATTTCTTCATCTTACTGCCTGCAACTGCTGCCACTGCAATAGTCAGAGCTGCTGCACCTACTTTAAATACTTTATTATTTTGAATATTATATAATGTATCCTTTAAAAGCATAGTCCTTCTTATGTCCTTAATTTCACTCATCACCCAAGCCTTATCACTATCTGACAAATCTTCTTTTAGTAACATTGAATAAAGATTCTTTTTTTCCTCTATTAGATCATCCATTAATTTATCATACGAATGATTTAAATTATGGAGATACATCTTAGATAGCTCCGTAAAGTTTGGAATTTTACTAACCAAACTTTCTAAAGCTTCCGCAGGTAACTTAGATAAATTCTGTATTAATCCTTCGAACTTTTCTATATCAACTATTTCTTTAGCATCTTCTACACCTAGTTTATCCAAGACCTTTTTAATCTTCATTAAATTTTTCTCACTTTCATTTGCCAATTAGATTTCCCCCCCTTATTAATTATTCCAATAGAATATTCTACTTGAAGTGACAACATCCCTGCTTCATAGTTAAAACTGCGGGACTTCTCAAATATCACGTATTATTTTATAGGTAACTTTCAGTATTCTTAACTGTAGTTATTCCTTCATCTACAATATTATTTTGTGATTATTCTTCTTTAACTTACCTTTCCCGTTAGTGCATTTAAAAGGTTTAACTACTTGAGTGTTTCTTTGATAATCTCTTATATAAAAACCACATGATAAGTAAATAAATTGGTAACAAAATAATTGCACTCGCCATATTCAATAACCATGGGATTGTACCCATATATGCTTCTCTAGCCACTTGATCAAACCATCTAATAATCAGAAATAAACTTATTACACATAAGGTTGTTAGGACAGTTAATCCTATACTTATTCTTTTAGTTAACTTAGTAATAAAGAAACCTATTAATCCATATACAATTGAGCAAGTTATTAATAGAAATAGAAACCTATTTGCTATCTCCTGAACTCCCATTTGACTTGTAAACTCTTGAATCTCCATTCTTTTCTCACCCTCTAATCAAATCATACAAAACCTTATTCAACAAAAGAAACACTATTCCTTCTAGAATAGTGCTTTACCTTGTTATTTATTGATGCCTTTTTGAACTATTCTTCCCCTTTAGTGAAAAAAGTTCCACAAAAATAGCGCCAATCCTCCTTGGATTAAACGCCCTATGAAAACTAAATATTTTATTTTTCACTTCTACATAGTATAAGGTTCTCTTTT
Proteins encoded in this region:
- a CDS encoding response regulator transcription factor → MRQILVVDDDKEIVQLITFYLQNEGFTVHKAYNGKEAIDLFNQEKIDLIILDVMMPEMDGLNVCRILREKYHVPILMVSAKAEDMDKIAGLLNGADDYLTKPFNPLELAARVKTLIRRAYLYQEDKQEDSLIRIESLEINKASHSVKVKNQPISLTAKEFDILYIMSSNLGRIYSGEELYELVWKERYYSANNTVMVHMSNLREKLEKALGYKLIKTVWGVGYKIDG
- a CDS encoding GHKL domain-containing protein — encoded protein: MDKRQFSIYGKLVSYFLYSLLCAIAATGLLFIFIRQIYYYVPLPSQLNYFIVSTYADIGVLLPFLMSTILLLFFFYLMWIFKFASYFSKISDSVYLLSQGRFSDVYLPIKGKNGLGLLATYISMMQNTLTKLIEEEKKAVQSQQELVTNVSHDLRTPLTSIIGYLQLIEEDQYRDEIELRYYTSIAYEKSNRLNRMVNDLFEYTKINNHDVSLHLQDFNIIELLHQLSVQFYPEVTKKNMKIKLVSPKERIIIRADPDKLMRVFENLLSNAVKYGQEGTLIQLILQVEESTVRIKVVNHGDPIPSSALPFLFNRMYRVEQSRSDQTGGTGLGLAIAKGIINLHHGEITVSSNNTETIFQVNLPFMNQVSDE
- a CDS encoding D-alanyl-D-alanine carboxypeptidase, giving the protein MKHKLYMVLFSCILIVLLATQFDVLQTPSLINNTTFSESNLPAGSSIIGEAALLIDDKTGEVVYSKNEDKKLFPASTTKILTALVALKYGNINDQITVGNEVQQKTPGESTAWLTAGKTFTLQELLAGLMLPSGNDAARTIAVYIGKKEMNDMTIHEQEAIDYFSELMNKEAKKLGATRSHFMNPHGLHHPNHYSTAHDLGIIAREAMDNEDFKALVSQPTFSNPTLTYENKNQLVNPESPYHLEGANGIKTGYTDEAGYCLVSSAEHNGKKLIAVVLKSTKQDVWNDSISLLTNGFTSSYVKK
- a CDS encoding helix-turn-helix transcriptional regulator, which translates into the protein MMLVNRVRELRARDRITQQDLADMVGVSRQTIGMIEKEDYAPSVILAIKIAKVFETTVEDVFQVKEGGSKQ
- a CDS encoding dUTP diphosphatase, which produces MNNILKIKKTHKDAKVPQYAHEGDAGMDIYSIEECVIGPGQTRLIKTGIKIELPTDTEAQIRPRSGLALKNCITVLNSPGTIDEGYRGEIGVILINHGKEDFVVEKHMRIAQMVIKPVLRPKVIEVFEDLSLTERAEGGFGSSGAK